The following are from one region of the Populus trichocarpa isolate Nisqually-1 chromosome 8, P.trichocarpa_v4.1, whole genome shotgun sequence genome:
- the LOC7494749 gene encoding uncharacterized protein LOC7494749 has protein sequence MASLVTHLCASLFLLPIGLRRLFCSSSLYLKNTSLFRSKTWYLSDPKWINLDLYALTVALPIASFSLIFLFFSISTGHITYRFSFLHQSLLLFLYWVLAILFVLRDNIDLLVILDNFLFVFGGILFFVEYSFIGEGTSGLVGEAVYGLCGNLSLVCGLCCLYLAIRPGAFFAEYCLCCGLVLKGTWFLQAGLCLYTDVFGLKGCHKIEILPGSGNVELKCDLEEDGLRGVALVNLLFVGHAIIVFLVSLGMLALLSSNTNLRHGEASGPLLAGLESESALMRALPEFEVE, from the coding sequence atggCATCTCTCGTAACCCATCTGTGTGCCAGTCTTTTCCTTCTCCCTATTGGCCTACGACGTCTCTTCTGCTCCTCTTCTCTTTACCTCAAGAACACATCTCTTTTTAGATCCAAAACATGGTACCTCTCTGATCCCAAATGGATTAATCTTGATTTATATGCTCTCACTGTAGCCCTCCCAATTGCTTCTTTCTCtctaatctttcttttcttctctattaGCACGGGTCATATAACTTACCGTTTCTCGTTCTTGCATCAATCATTGCTTCTATTTCTCTACTGGGTTTTGGCAATTCTGTTTGTTCTACGCGATAACATTGACCTTTTAGTCATTCTTGATAATTTCTTGTTTGTGTTTGgtgggattttgttttttgtagagTATTCTTTTATTGGTGAGGGCACTTCTGGTCTTGTTGGTGAGGCTGTTTATGGTTTGTGTGGTAATCTGAGTCTTGTTTGTGGactttgttgtttgtatttggCTATTAGGCCTGGTGCATTTTTTGCCGAGTATTGTTTGTGTTGTGGGTTGGTTTTGAAAGGGACTTGGTTTTTGCAAGCTGGGTTGTGTTTATATACTGATGTTTTTGGTTTGAAAGGGTGTCATAAGATTGAGATTTTGCCAGGAAGTGGAAATGTTGAGTTGAAGTGTGATCTTGAGGAAGATGGATTGAGGGGGGTGGCATTGGTGAATTTGTTGTTTGTTGGGCATGCAATTATTGTCTTTCTTGTGAGTTTGGGGATGCTTGCATTGTTGTCAAGTAATACGAATTTGAGGCATGGTGAAGCAAGTGGTCCTTTGTTGGCAGGGCTTGAATCTGAGAGTGCTTTGATGCGGGCGCTTCCTGAATTTGAGGTGGAatga